The Gossypium hirsutum isolate 1008001.06 chromosome D07, Gossypium_hirsutum_v2.1, whole genome shotgun sequence genome includes the window GATCGATGAGAACATGATTAATAATCAAGAAGCAGGCAACTAACCTACGACCCAAAATTCTGCTGAGCTGAACACGCCACCCAATGCCGGCCGTTCACTGGGAGCAAAAACAGTCAGATATTTATCTACAACATCAAGTCAGGAGCTTTAACTTTGCAGGTGTACACCAACAATTCCAGCATCTTTCACTAGCTGCTCTGTCAAAGCTGAAAGCTTGGCTACTCCTGTTTTAACCTCAGTGAAACTTTCATCGTTCTTCATCATGCTAATCATTGGATCAGAACCACTTTGCAGGAAGATACTGGTATCAGAATCAGACTCAATACTAGTGCTAGCTTTAATCAAAAGTTCATGGCTCATTTCAGCCAGTTTTTGAAGAGCACTCGTGGCAGCTTCAACTTCCAGTTGAGCTGCCTCGAGCTGCAGCTTCTCAATGGCCAAGTCACCTATACTTTTCTCCCCAATTCTCTCTTGTGCCAAAGCATAAAGCTTCTTTATATCATTAGCATCTTCAATCATTTCTTCCTTCAGCCTTTGTAGTTCTTTTTCTCTTGCCTCCAACCTTCCAAGAACCATTTTGAGCTCTTCATCTTTTATTGCAAGAGCCCTCTGTGCAGCAAGAACTTCCATTTCTTTATCTTTTAAGCTCTCTTTAGTGAATCTGAGTTCAGTTTCAAGTTGCTTTTTCTGCAATCCAAAATCACTAGAAGGCCTATCTACCAGCTGATGCATTAATTCGCTGCTCACATCATCAACAGGCCTCAACACATTATTGTCTTCATCCTTAACTGAGATAACTAGTCGGTTTGTGAGTTCTGCAATTCGTTCTATGACAGTTTCAGCTTCAGAGAACTTCATCTTTGTATCATTCAACTCATCTTGTACTTTCAGAGCATATTCATCTTTCTCCTTTAATAAAGCAGTAGCTTGAATGAGCTGATTTTCTTTACtgctcataagcatcttcagctCTGCAATCTCTTGGTTTAATTGCTCTAAATTCTTTTTGGCATCAGAGAGTTCCTGGTCTTTCTCCTCCAATATAAGCTGAAGAGAAGCTCTCTCAGATTTCAGATGCTGGATTTCGAGTTTAGCCTCCACCAGGTCTACTTCTTTATTTTGCAGAACATTGTTCATTTCAACAAATTCAGTATGCTTCTTCCCTAACTGCTTTCGAAGAAAAGAGGCATCCTGGATAGCCAGCTGAAGTGAATATTTCTCTTTCTTCAGCTCCTCTTGTAACTCTTTTATTAGTTCCCTCTCTACAGATAAATCCCGTTCAAGATCCTTGTTTCGAGCCTCTACAACCCTAAGCTTCACTCTTTCACTCTCTACTTCTATCTGGGCATTTTTCAAGCTTTCCATGTAGGATGCAACACTTTTCCTCTGTTCTTCAAGCTCTTCGAGTTGCATTTTCAATAACTGTTCTTGCTGTTCCATTTGCTGTCTTGACGATGCCAGAGATTTCTGAGAAGAAACCAACTCAGACCTGACATCAGAAAGTAGCTGCTTCACCCTTGTGAAATCTTTGAAGGCCTCATTAGCTTCTCCCATGAGTCTAGATGCTTGTTCTGCAAGTTTCTTCAGTTCTTCTTGGGCTAATAACCACTCCATGGTCTGCTGCTGCAATTTAGCTTCAGCAACTTTCAGCTTCTCCTCTTCAAGTTTCCTTTGAGTCAGAGAAGTTTCTAACTCCTCTTCTCTCTCCCAAATTGCTTCTCGGAGTTCTTGAAGCTCAATTTCTTGTTTCTTCATAACTTCATTGGCTTCATTCAGGAGCTGAGACTTCGATGTAAGTTCAGAACGAATCTTCTCAGCTTCCTCAGTCTTCTTTACCAATTCATGCCTCATTTTATCCATTTCATCTTCTTTTGCAGACAGTGTAGATTGTGCAGCAGCAACCTTCTGGTCTTGTTCTTTGAGTTGAAGCTTCAAATCTTCTATCTGACTAGCTTGAGAAGCAAATGCAAGATTTGCCTGCGTTAGCTTCTCTTCCAGTTTTTCATGCTTAGAAGATGCAGCAGCAATTTCTTTCTCCCGTTGCTCCAACTCATCCTTCGCACGGCTTAACTCACTTTGCTCCAACACAACCATTTTCTCCGCATCCTGTAGATCATCTTCCTTCTGCTTCAACGCTGTCAAAGCAGCAAGCAGATCAGACTCAAGAGTCTGAAGGTCAAGAGCAAGGTGAAAATCCTGAAGTGGTTCACCATCTCGGCTTATTCCTTGTTCGAGTTTCTGGGTCTGCGCAAACAATCTCTCAAGAAGAACTTTTGCAGATTCAGCTGCCCCATTGTCATTGATGCTCGACTTACTGTTATTCAAGACAGATTCGACAATAAGAAGAGAATGGCCTTTCCCTCTTGTTACTGCCACAAAAGGTAGCGTTTTCTGTTTCCAACTGTGCCTCTGAGTAGATAACTGCACAAGATATTGCTCAACCATAAATAACTACATGATATATCCAAATATGAATTAGATAACAATTTATtggataatatatatgtataagtaaaACAAATTCGGATAATAGATTCGAAAATGCAGTACTTTCGAATCAAAACGACAGGAGGTTTGGTATATGTTGATGTGTGAAACATCACATAAATCGAGTATTGTTCTTTTGGGTGCCGTTGGACTGAAGTGCCGTACATACTCAAAGTTTTGTCATTGACTCTGAAGAGAGTTTGGGGCACTTGAACCCACGACCTGTCCAAATGGTACCACCTTTGCACTCATTATCACTTCTATATCTTTGAGTCATGGGTTCAAAGCCCCAATGCACAAAGCTCTTTAGCAGCTATGGTTTGGCCTATTCAGGCATCAAGAGGGAGCACCGCTCTTCAGTGTTCACTCTCAATTGGTATGATGTTTCGTACATCAACAGTATCAAATATTCAAGAGTTACTATCCATATAGGCTATAGATAGTAAATCTAATATCCTAATCCAAAAATTATCAGAATCCAAAAGTTACAAATCCAACAAATGATGTTCATAAATCCAGTTTTTTACTAGCCAGTTACCATTTGGTCAACTCACCGACTTTACTAAGTACTTGCTAAAGATTTTTCATTATCTCTAGCACCAAAGAAGCATGAATTAAGCTTGGAAATAATTAAAACAGTGAATTCAGGAATCCTaactaaaaataaacataaaagttagCATGTAGATTCCAGAAGAAACAAATTATCTGGGCTGAAATAAATCCAagcaaagaaaaagggaaaagaaatgcAGAGACAGAGAAAAACACCTGGCGAAAACGAAGAGGAAAAGTAGCTGGAAGATTAGGGCGAAGAGCAGCAGCGAAGCCCATGTTTTTTAGCTCTTGAGCACACTTCAACAAAAGCCCACTCTTTAATCCCTTTATTGAATAAATACTGACCTTCGATTTTGAACAtcgattaaaaaaaaaatcctacgAAGTTTTGAGCTCGAATGAAATGTAACTTGAAAATGGAGAAAGGATtatgaaattgaaaaagaaaacaaaaaggaaacaGGGAGTTTGCTTCAGCAGAGAAAGAATCGCGATTCTACGCCACTCGCCAAAGCCCAGTGAAAATGAAATTTTGGGATTCGGATAATGAATGCCTACGTGCTAGGTGGGGGTGCAATCCCCTGCTTTTGATACCACGAATTATATAAGCCATGGAGTTGTTTAAGTGACTGTAGGATTCTGAGGAGATGCCACGTGTAATATATTTGACCAGGGGATGTAGAAGACAATTGAATACGTTGTTTTATTATCTTAATCGAATAGATTCAACTGAAAACTGATTGGCCATTCTGCCCTCATATTCACTCCTATGCTccaaatttagattttttttttgtctttttcagaataattttgctatatatttttaatcttaattctatcttttaaaaataaaatttatatgtgtaattacacaaaattaaattttatataattttatatttatccaaataaaacttttgcacaattttaaaaaaaaaaggtatattATAACAATCTTGCATACAAATTGGTTGGGGCGGTGGGAATGTGGCAAATTGTTGACCATGAACTGCAAAGGTGTTGAGTGATGATTAAACTTTAGTTTGATCAAAGGTAGCTCCTTTTCAATTTTATGTGAATCACATTATGCCAATAATTAGTTGAGGGAGAAAAAGTGGTGTCCACACTCTTGGAACCCACCATGATATTTAGACACAAGGagtggaagaaagaaaatgaatgaaaagtTGAGGAATATTAAAATCAATTTGTGTTTTCGGAATAAATTTccatctcaaaattatatatttttataattatatatatatatatgaaattttaattcaatttcattttcaagtaaagttaacattattattaatatgacaccaattttttttttgtatcttTCATGTATCTATGTGTAAGATTTCTTACTGTCCCTCCTAATAATGTGATCTTTAATATTCGAATTGCAGGCACTACATCAAATTTAATAGATTGATGAAGTGCTCGCTATTGCATGCACTACATCTAATCCGACTGGTTTCAAAAAGAGGATGGTTGATGACCTTGCTTTTTCCATTGATTCACACAACTGCATCATTGCAAAGCTTCAAGTTGAGATTAAGGTGATTCAACGGATCAAAGATTATGAGGTTGCCTTGCGTAATGATCTACTAGCTCTCCCAAAGCACCAATGATTTGAATATCTAATTTAACAAAAAAGGGGAGTATATATATCTAAAagctattgttgttgttgtttttattttcctctttggtttctatttttattttaaagtcttgtaatcatgaaattttaaacttttatacaTTTATGGTTGTTTTTGAAATCTTTTGATCTTGTGATTATCCTCAGATTTTACTATCCCTGATTGTTTAAGAATTCATTCATTATTGCAGTCAATATcagtttatttttattcttttatttaagttttctttttagatttttagGCAATGAAATatgtatttttctttaaaaaaaagtacatggatGGAGATTAATTAATTCACTTTTACGTTAGGATCAAGCAGttggtatattaattttactATATTTCAAAATATCCCACAAGAgtgaaaaactaaaaatgaaatgacaaaaaaaagtgaaatatatatatatatatatgaaataggtagttttttaaaataaaacaaccgtaaagtttaaagataattattaggaCGATTTGAAAGTTGATATTAAATAACATATACACCTAGATTTTATATGTGTGTTAAAATTGAAGATAAtgctatttatttaatttcataaagtTACTTTACTTGTAGTTTGATCTTATGTTCATATTTTTTCTGTATTGCACAGAAGATGCCGTGACCTTTTTTAACTTCTAATTGTTGGGCAAAGGAAACAAAACCCCTCACAAGGCTTATTTTGCATGTGCTTCATTTTCGCTATCTTTTCCTAGGCTTCAAAATTTATGTTTCCAATCCACAAATCGTGAATAAagcatcaaataaaaaaaaatgttgtttCCCCATAACTAAATGTCAGTTTTTGTTCAGAGACTTGTGACAATGGTGACAAAAGTCCCTAATCACAAAGCATGATGgtccaaatatatttataattttagagtACAGTCACTCGACCAAACTACACTTACAATGAATAGTTGATCATCCTTTTACACAACATGGTTTAACTGTCAATGCTTGAAAATTGCTGCTATTGGAACAATGATCTCTCTACAGAGTTATCAAATGCAGAAACAGGTAAACTAATCCCCTCCCCCCACGGATTAGAGGGACACATCTAACACATGCTTTTTGCTttcatctttctatttattcaagtgactagacaaaaaaaaaaagaatacagCAGTGTCATAAAAGGGCATCTTCTCATCATCACTGATATACATGTAACCGCAAAATTCACAACTATAATTGTTAAGATCATGCAATAAAAGCAGCATGCGATTGATTACTGGGAACTGTAATGGAGATTATGGGGGGATTGGCTTATCATACTCTATAGTATCAAAGaaatacaatattcaaacacCATTTCAACTTTTCTAAGATTTTTCTAATTCCTTATCATCATTCTTTGACATGATGTCACATTTGAGTCTACGCTGTAGTTGAGAATTCACCTGCTTTCTTAATTTAGCATTCTCGGTGAAGATGTCTGCTATGATCTTCCTTAACTCATCATCTATTCTATTATCGTAGTGGTTGTCATGTACATTATCGGTATCCCCAATGGCACTGCTATCTTCCTTCACTAATAGTTGCACCTAAATCATATTATGCAGGAAAAAGATTAGCTAAAGGCAAAGGTCAGGGAAgatgaaacaataaaataatggaaCATTATATTACAAAGTTGCCAAAAAGCAAGGGGCAGGGTGGGGAAGAAAGAATGAGAGATAGAGAGGACAAAAGTTTGGAATCCATTTTATGGTTTATAagcctttcattttctattcaaTATTTCCAATAAAAAGAATATCTAAAGATCAAATCAAGGGGCAATAATTTTCACAATGCTGGAAATAGCCAAAAAGCAAGGTACCTCTGCAAGTAGGACAGTGATTTTATCATCAGATGTAGTCAACAAATCCAATGCTTCTTCAACTAAGGAAGAATCCTTGATTaaattttcatcatcaactatggACAAATTCACATTGCACTCAAGAAGACGATTGTGAAGAAGTTGGCATTCATTTAGCAGCTTTTCTCTAGCAGTTCTTACATGCTTGCTGATTTGTCTTTCGTGCTCTAGTTGTACCTGCAAAATCCAAGGACTAAATCCATTAGCGACGATTTGCTTTGACCACATTGAATGTAAAAATCTCAGTAAATTTGGGAAGCGGGGTGTTCTGGAAATGCTTTAGTACAGACAATTACCTCCACCTCAGATATCTTTGATAGTGATTGATCAACCTCCTGCTTCAGTTCTTTTTCAGATTTCCTAAGAGACTTGACCTCTTTAACAAGAACTTTAATTTCGGCTTTTGATTTAGTCTCTAGCTCTTCATATTGCTTTGAGATAATGTTCAGCTGCTCCTTACTAGCATTTAACTCTTGCAACATTGCATCTTCCTCCTTAGCAGCAGAATGATTAGTTGTCTCTGTTATTTGCATCTCATCCTGTCTCAAGTTTTATTTTTATCAGTGAATACTAAAACATCGGCAAGTATATTTTACTTTAAGGGGCAAAGAAATTGCCTCAAAATGCATGTTAGGCACTCAAAAAGGATTTGCAATGCTTGTCCAAGGGAAAGCAATGACGGTTAACTTTTCAAACAAATTTCTCAAGTAACAGCagaaaacttcaacaatcagGTTCTATAACATTCCTATCTAGAGATTAGTTTAGTTTTATCCTGTGGGGTGAGAGGCAGAGTGCTGGAGATAAACGTTTAATGGAAATAAGACATTAAACATTTAGAGACATATAATCACTAATTTTAAGCACTTCCACtccatgcataatttataagGCTATGTTCATCATCTACCTTAATTGACAAAAATATCTGCACAAAGCACCAATATCATGCATGTGCACTCGTGTGGCAGTtataaagaaaaacatatttCAAGATTAAAAGGAGTCAAATGCTTTACCTGTTTAGGATTCAAATTCAACTCCATTTCCAATAATTTACGCCGAAGTTCTGCCATTTCCCACTGCATTTGAGTAAACCTTTCTCTTTCAATCAGGAGAGCTTGCTGCAAGTTCTCTTTACTTTTCTGTTTGGTGCTTTCAAGTTCCACTTCCAAATCCTTAACCTGAGAATCTCCAATAtgttaattaaactcaaattgcTAATATTTTACTAAGAAGAAAGCTAATTCAACCTCTATTGCAATATAAAGTACCCAAAGAcaaaaaccatttaaaaacagaattaaaaaagCTATATAGGATTCTGGTCAAAATTAGTTGGAAAGGACACAGGTCTGAAAATCCTTGACCAAAAAGGggcaaaaaataaattaaaaaaaaaactgaccCATAAGAAAAAGAACTATAAAAAATTTCTGTTTTGCACGCACAATTCATCTAAATGTAGATAAAATAGAACACATTATTGAAAGAAAAAAGTGACCAATATAGTGAAATATCAAAAGTCAGCATCAAAACTATATACTGTCACTGCAAATAACCCCCTGAATAATGAGAATA containing:
- the LOC107953771 gene encoding myosin-11 produces the protein MGFAAALRPNLPATFPLRFRQLSTQRHSWKQKTLPFVAVTRGKGHSLLIVESVLNNSKSSINDNGAAESAKVLLERLFAQTQKLEQGISRDGEPLQDFHLALDLQTLESDLLAALTALKQKEDDLQDAEKMVVLEQSELSRAKDELEQREKEIAAASSKHEKLEEKLTQANLAFASQASQIEDLKLQLKEQDQKVAAAQSTLSAKEDEMDKMRHELVKKTEEAEKIRSELTSKSQLLNEANEVMKKQEIELQELREAIWEREEELETSLTQRKLEEEKLKVAEAKLQQQTMEWLLAQEELKKLAEQASRLMGEANEAFKDFTRVKQLLSDVRSELVSSQKSLASSRQQMEQQEQLLKMQLEELEEQRKSVASYMESLKNAQIEVESERVKLRVVEARNKDLERDLSVERELIKELQEELKKEKYSLQLAIQDASFLRKQLGKKHTEFVEMNNVLQNKEVDLVEAKLEIQHLKSERASLQLILEEKDQELSDAKKNLEQLNQEIAELKMLMSSKENQLIQATALLKEKDEYALKVQDELNDTKMKFSEAETVIERIAELTNRLVISVKDEDNNVLRPVDDVSSELMHQLVDRPSSDFGLQKKQLETELRFTKESLKDKEMEVLAAQRALAIKDEELKMVLGRLEAREKELQRLKEEMIEDANDIKKLYALAQERIGEKSIGDLAIEKLQLEAAQLEVEAATSALQKLAEMSHELLIKASTSIESDSDTSIFLQSGSDPMISMMKNDESFTEVKTGVAKLSALTEQLVKDAGIVGVHLQS